One Apteryx mantelli isolate bAptMan1 chromosome Z, bAptMan1.hap1, whole genome shotgun sequence genomic window, TCCCCGCCCGCCTCCGCGCAGAGCCCGCTCGGTCCCATGCTGCCGCCTCCGCGGTGCGCGCGGAGCACCGACTCCAGCCGAGGAAGTGCGCGGCTGCAGCGGGCAAGCCCGGGAGACGCTGCGGCGCGCAGGAGGAGAGCGGGGACGCCCCAGGGCGCCCGGAGCTCCCTCCCCGCCGcgtgccccgcgcccgccggccgcgccggctGCTGCCCCTGCGGCAAGCGGCGGCGCAGCGAGGTGGGCGCGTcccgcgggccggcgccgccgccgcctgcggaAGCCGGGCGCGGAGACCCGCGGGGCGGTCGCGATCGCGCgtgggccgggcgggcggcgcccagGATGTAGAGGCGGCGGCCGCGCAGGGCACGGCCGGTGCCGGCACCCCGAGCCCGCCGTgcgcggggcgcagcgggcgTGCGGCCGCGAGAGGGCTGCGGCGGGGCTGAGATGCCCAGGCCGGGCAAGAGCTCGTACAGCGACCAGAAGCCGCCCTACTCCTACATCTCCCTGACGGCCATGGCCATCCAGCACTCGGCCGAGAAGATGCTGCCGCTGAGCGACATCTACAAGTTCATCATGGAGCGGTTCCCCTACTACCGGGAGCACACGCAGCGCTGGCAAAACTCGCTCCGCCACAACCTCTCCTTCAACGACTGCTTCATCAAGATCCCGCGCCGCCCCGACCAGCCGGGCAAGGGCAGCTTCTGGGCGCTGCACCCGGACTGCGGGGACATGTTTGAAAACGGCAGCTTCCTGCGCCGCCGCAAGCGCTTCAAAGTCCTGCGGCCCGAGCACCacctgcccggcggcggcggcggcggcggcggcggcggcggcggcggcggcggcggcggagcgggcggccccggccccggccccggcaagcccccggcgcccgccccgcacATGGTGCACTACTTccacccgccgccaccgccgccgccgccgccgccgcccccgggcaaGGTGCCGGGGCTGGCGGGCTCCGAGGCGgccgtggccgccgccgccgccgccgccgtggccgtGGGCAGGCTGCCGCAGTTCTCGCCCTACGGCAGCGGCCAGCCCTCGGGCTTCAAGCACCCCTTCGCCATCGAGAATATCATCGGCAGAGATTACAAGGGCGTGCTGCAGGCCGGCGGGCTGCCGCTGGCCTCGGTGATGCACCACCTGGGCTACCCGGTGCCCGGGCAGCTCAGCAGCGTGGTGAGCTCCATGTGGCCGCACGTGGGCGTGATGGACTCCGTGGCCGGCGTGCCCGTGTCCCCCGACTACGGACCCTTCGGGGTGCCCGTGAAGGCGCTCTGCCACCCGCCGGCGCAGACCATGCCCGCCGTCCCGGTGCCCATCaagccggcgccggcgctgcccgccgcctcgGCGCTGCCCGCTCTGACCGTCGCCGCCGCGCAGAtctgccccgccgctgctccGGCCTCCGCTGCGCTCCTGGAGCAGACCGCGAGCAACCCCGCCGAGGGCAAGGGCTCCCTCCACTCCGTCCTGGTGCACTCctaagcggggcgggggggagacaCCCGGGGCTCCCCGGGAGAGGAGGTAGGGACCCAGGGCGTGCGTGCGGCGCGGGAACTCCGCCGGTGTCATGACTGTATCCCTGCTGGTGTCTGTGTTTATATTGTGTACAATCAGATTATCTGAGCGCCAGGTCGCAGGTAAGAGCTTTTATCGTCGTTAAGTACCCTCAGTGGCCGAGAGGTGATGTGAAAAGTCGCAGCCGGGGCCGCTCCCGCTGcacggcccggggcggcggggctgcgggtcgccggggctgggccggggcgaGGGGGAGGGCAAAATCTCCACCGAGCTCTGATTTTCCCGCTCCCCTGGGGATCAGGAATCCTCTGCCCCGCGATCCCAGAGATCCCGCTCCGGAAGGGGCGGCCGAAGCGGTTCCCTCgggccgcggcgagctgcggggCATCAGGAAGTGTAAAGCTCACGGTTTAAAGAGGAAGCTTTAAATAGCTCGATTAATTAGTGGGAATTTAAATGACAACGGCACTGACGTCGAAGGGCTCTTTTAACTAACCATATCCTGTCCTTCCCCCTCCTACTTTTACATCCCATCTCAATATTTCACACTGGAGGGCAATGACTTAGGAGGGACTGAAGTGTGACCTGACCTCTAAATCTGTCAGTGGGTCTGAATTCCCTAGCTTCTCCTCAAAATAAATCCAGCCCTGCGATTCGTAGGTTGTGCTTTTCACATCACCTTTCACCACTCACAGATATCGCTATTTTATATGTGTTGCTTGGCGTGTTTTTTCCACGTGAGTGTGAACACTAGAACCTgctggatggaaaaaaatcataaaaatgtttttaaaagtcttcGGGAAAAGCACTTTACTGAAAACAGCCTTCCAACAGACGAGAGATCTGTATGAAGCACAGGAATCGGAAGTCAGAGAGCGATGCTCTGGCTGCTGAGTCCCAGCTGGTTTGTGAGTGATTGCTGCCGTACCCTGTCTGCCCTGCTGTACACCAATGTTCATTAAAGCCCATATATTCATTTgcttctgctggtgctgctgtttaAAATACTCGCACTTACACCGGTTGAGCTGCCCCCGAGAAACTCGTGCTCGTAGTGTAGGTTTTCACCCCcgcccccaaacacacagaggtaCTCAAAAGTTTCTTTTGGCGACAAAACCAgagtgggaaaaggaaagaaaacctcaTAGAGGTAAAGCGGTGCCGGAGAAATCCTCTGACTCGCTTCTACTTGCAGCTCAGATGTGAAGAGCCGGAGGTGGGGACTGAGGAGAGGATCCCGACCCCACTGGAGGCAAGGGCGGTTTTGGCACGGGTCTCGCTGGGTGCCGGATCGCAGAGGCTGACTGTGATTTACCCGCCTCACGCAGccggctccgccgcgccccgggaCGCCAGACCGCACTCCCTAGGGGAAGGTACCCCGTGATAGAGTCGTCGTCCTTGGTGGACCTCGATGCAGAGAAATTTCGGCTAGGAAAAGCAAACCTGTTGCTTTCTCACTTGACGGCTGTCCAAAGTCTTCCCAATGCACACTGTTGGACGCCTTGAAATTCAACTGGAATTGTTCCTTCTGCTCTACAGAGGGGATTATTGATTAATTTCCGAAACTATAACGCTCCTAGCGCTGCAAAATACTACTACTAATCACTTAACGAGGCACAGACCTCTATCACAGTTTGGAAATTGGACTGGAAAAGGAATTGCCTCAAAAGTTTTACAGCCAGATAAACCGAGAAAGAATTTGATTCCGAAAGCAATTATGAAAATTCAGTGCTTCGCATTTCCTTTACCCGCTGACTTTCACTTTAGGCAGGAACCCAAGTCGATATTTCTGCAGCGAAAAACTTGACGCTTTTAAAGAAAGCAGTCCCTCGAATCGCGAATTGCGCTCGTTATATATCGCTCGATATATTTAAACATGTTCCACCGCTCTGGGCAAAGCAAGGTGTAGGCTGCTCTCTGGGGTTCTGAAGCATCTTTAGAAAGTCGGGTTTTCCCCTCAAAATGGTTTAAGGGGCACAGGAAACGAGAAAGCCGAAGCGCGAAAAGAAGTGGGACTCAACCTTGGGAATGATGTCTGGAGAGTTTAGAAGATTCTGGGCAATCTTCTAAACTTCTGCGCGCGGGAATTGTGTCCGGTTTCAGGAGGCGGCGGCGTTGGGGGCCGGCGGGCCCGGCCCCTTCGCcccccgggcagcggcgggcagcggcgggcagcggcgggcagcggccggcggcTGCGGCGCTCTCggtccgggccgggccgggggaggcggccGGAGCGCCGCGCTGCCCTGATGCCTGGACGGTGCTCGTCTGCGGCACCCTCAGGCGATGGCTCAGAGGCATGTTCGCAGGGCAAACGCGTGCCGTTCGGAGCAGGCTTTCCCCAAGAGCCGCAGCTTAGCGGAGAGGGGAGTTTGGGCCGTGGGTCACTCACCCAGAGGATTTAGTGCAGTTCCCCAGGCGGATGTCCGCACTTCACGGGACCGAAAGAACGATGCTCTTTTTCACAGTTCATACAATGAAAATTATACAGGTCAGAATGACCTGATAATTTCAGCCTGATGGAGGAAAAAGGCAAATTAATcaacagagaaatattttctaaatagaTTATATATTTCTCCTTATTTTTAAGGAATCCATCTCTAAACATAGTCTTTGCAATGTTATATAAATTGTGTAGCAACGATCAACATTCCCAATATTTAA contains:
- the FOXB2 gene encoding forkhead box protein B2, coding for MPRPGKSSYSDQKPPYSYISLTAMAIQHSAEKMLPLSDIYKFIMERFPYYREHTQRWQNSLRHNLSFNDCFIKIPRRPDQPGKGSFWALHPDCGDMFENGSFLRRRKRFKVLRPEHHLPGGGGGGGGGGGGGGGGGAGGPGPGPGKPPAPAPHMVHYFHPPPPPPPPPPPPGKVPGLAGSEAAVAAAAAAAVAVGRLPQFSPYGSGQPSGFKHPFAIENIIGRDYKGVLQAGGLPLASVMHHLGYPVPGQLSSVVSSMWPHVGVMDSVAGVPVSPDYGPFGVPVKALCHPPAQTMPAVPVPIKPAPALPAASALPALTVAAAQICPAAAPASAALLEQTASNPAEGKGSLHSVLVHS